The genomic region gtgtattGAGCTTAAAGGTGCTAAAGCATTTCGATTGACTCCgtatggctctcaacatggctgATCAGAACTTAACATTAACAGGGTTTAATTGAATGTTAAACTTAGCACATCATAGATATACAagggaaaacatattttgatattaatttaatacatttatttaatttgatgatTTTATTCTCTGAGTTGTTGTTATGTCTCATTCAACCCTTTAGACGTGAGTAAACTTCCATATTTATCCGGATAATCCTCCATATTTACATAgtttatatatagagagagagagactaacaGTGAAACGCTGTGATAAGGTGAAGAAGAACGAGGAAGAGTCTCTGTGTTGCTGTGGTGCTCTGTGATTGGTCCACCTGTGAACCCACGGGAGGGACACCGTGGCTCCTCACcgcaggggtcaaaggtcacgcaGGTGAATGAAACCCCTCCCACCTCACATCAGGTGACCCACACTGGTTTCTGCAGGATGGAACTGATCAGACGTCAGCTGCAATACaatgaatcaataaaacattgattagttttctttaaacatcAACAAGGTCATTAATCacagttttattacatttaaattaggCCCActaattttatatatacagtatatatatatatatatatatatatatatatatataaatgtatatatatatatttgtcatatatagatatagatatttgaatatatctatatatatatgaataaatatacatatatatatatatacacgtgtatatatacatatatctatatatatgtatttatatatatatatatatatatatatatatgtatatatatatgtatatatatagatatatatatgtaaagatCATATAAATCCTCCAAAGAATTTGACGTTTTGTGTTCCATGAAACTCAGTAAAAGTTAATTATCTTTTATATTTCTGATTATTTATAACATTGATTGtttgaaggaaaagaagaagaacttcTTTATCTGAGAGGTGACTCTAAATGCCAGCGAGTAATTTCTCTAGTTTCCTCAGAACGAGTTCTTCAACCTTTCAGCGTGTCGGAGAAGCAGATGAGCTCATTAATCTGATGACGAGGTGACATTAGCTTTATCAGgagaggctccgccccctcaggCGGCTCTACAGGTGACCGTATGAGGAGAGACGAACACAAAGAGCTTCAAGGTCAACgtccagagagaaggaaacacaaagagcttcaaggtcaacgtccagagagaaggaaacacaaagagcttcaaggtcaacgtccagagagaaggaaacacaaagagcttcaaggtcaacgtccagagagaaggaaacacaaagagcttcaaggtcaacgtccatagagaaggaaacacaaagagcttcaaggtcaacgtccagagagaaggaaacacaaagaactTCAAGGTCAACgtccagagagaaggaaacacaaagagcttcaaggtcaacgtccagagagaaggaaacacaaagagcttcaaggtcaacgtccagagagaaggaaacacaaagagcttcaaggtcaacgtccagagagaaggaaacacaaagagcttcaaggtcaacgtccagagagaaggaaacacaaagagcttcaaggtcaacgtccagagagaaggaaacacaaagagcttcaaggtcaacgtccatagagaaggaaacacaaagagcttcaaggtcaacgtccagagagaaggaaacacaaagagcttcaaggtcaacgtccagagagaaggaaacacaaagagcttcaaggtcaacgtccagagagaaggaaacacaaagagcttcaaggtcaacgtccagagagaaggaaacacaaagagcttcaaggtcaacgtccagagagaaggaaacacaaagagcttcaaggtcaacgtccagagagaaggaaacacaaagagcttcaaggtcaacgtccagagagaaggaaacacacagagcttcaaggtcaacgtccaaagagaaggaaacacaaagagcttcaaggtcaacgtccagagagaaggaaacacacagagcttcaaggtcaacgtccagagagaaggaaacacaaagagcttcaaggtcaacgtccagagagaaggaaacacaaagagcttcaaggtcaacgtccagagagaaggaaacacacagagcttcaaggtcaacgtccagagagaaggaaacacaaagagcttcaaggtcaacgtccagagagaaggaaacacaaagagcttcaaggtcaacgtccagagagaagaaacacaaagaactTCAAGGtcaattgtatatattttaaccatgtttgctgctgctacaaagaaatttcccccttgggatgaataaagtatatatctatgtgtctatatatgtatctatgtatctatctatctatatatctatctatctatgtatctatctatctatttatctatctacctactatgtatctatctatgtatctatgtatctatctatctatgtatctatctatgtatatatctatgtatctacctactatgtatctacctactatgtatctatctactatgtatatatctatgtatctacctactatgtatatatctatgtatctatctactatgtatctatctactatgtatctatctatctatctatctatctatgtatctacctactatgtatctatctactatgtatctatctatctatatatctatctatgtatctacctactatgaATTTATCTATGTctctacctactatgtatctacctactatgtatctatctactatgtatctatctatctatctatatatctatgtatctacctactatgtatctatctatgtatctacctactatgtatctatctatgtatctacctactatgtatctatctatgtatctacctactatgtatttaactatgtatctacctactatatatctatctatgtatctacctactatgtatctatctatggatctacctactatgtatttaactatgtatctacctactatgtatttaactatgtatctacctactatgtatctatctatgtatctacctactatgtatctacctactatgtatctatctatggatctacctactatgtattTATCCATGTATTtacctactatgtatctatctatgtatctacctactatgaATTTATCTATGTctctacctactatgtatctacttactatgtatatatctatgtatctacctactatgtatctacctactatgtatctacctactatgtatctacctactatgtatctatctactatgtatctatctatctatctatatatctatgtatctacctactatgtatctatctatgtatctacctactatgtatttatctatgtatctacctactatatatctatctatgtatctacctactatgtatctatctatggatctacctactatgtatctatctatgtatctacctactatgtatttatctatgtatctacctactatgtatctacctactatgtatttatctatgtatctacctactatgtatctatctatggatctacctactatgtatctatctatgtatctacctactatgtatctacctactatgtatctatctatggatctacctactatgtatctatctatgtatctacctactatgtatttatctatgtatctacctactatgtatctatctatgtatctacctactatgtatctatctatgtatctacctactatgtatctatctatgtatctacctactatgtatttatctatgtatctacctactatgtatctacctactatgtatctatctatgtatctacctactatgtatttatctatgtatctacctactatgtatctatctatgtatctacctactatgtatctatctatgtatctacctactatgtatttattctatgtatctacctactatgtatctacctactatgtatctatctatgtatctacctactatgtatttatctatgtccctacctactatgtatctacctactatgtatctacctactatgtatctatctactatgtatctatctatctatctatatatctatctatctatctacgtacctacctactatgtatctatctatgtatctacctactatgtatctatctatgtatctacctactatgtatctatctatgtatctacctactatgtatctatctatgtatctacctactatgtatttatctatgtctctacctactatgtatctacatactatgtatatatctatgtatctacctactatgtatctacctactatgtatctatctactatgtatctatctatctatctatctatatatctatgtatctacctactatctatctatctatctatctatctatgtatctacctactatgtatctatctatgtatctacctactatgtatctacctactatgtatctatctatgtatctacctactatgtatttatgtatctatctatctatctatctatgtatctacctactatgtatttatctatgtatctacctactatgtatctacttactatctatctatctatctatgtatctacctactatgtatctacctatgcatctacctactatgtatatacctactatgtatctacctactatgtatctatctacctaccctCTATCTCCCTACTTTGTATCTctgtatctacctatctatgtacctacctaccaagctacctacctacctatctatgaTCACAGCAGTTACCTTCTAGACTATCAAAGATCACAAGCGAAGCACACGTTTCTCAGTTCAAGGCAACAGAGCAATGTTCAGTTTCTACACTAAAccctgatggcacagcgctgtgtagcACTGTGCGATGGTTAGGTGGTAATGTTCACAGGGGGTACATCGTCTATTCTATCAGATCATTGTGTAgcgtttaaaaaatgtttaaatcatattaatataaacattatatatattaatatgtacctctgagatgtagtacagtaacaagtacactTTGTTGTCTGCATTACTGATGttgaaatgtataataataataaaataaacaaacagatcaGAGCTGAAGCAGCAGCACCTCCTGCTGGACTCTTCCTGCTGCACATTTCATCATGTGATACACGACCTTCGACCTTCCCACAAGCGATCCCAAAGTCCACACtcagtgtatgtatatatatacacatacatatatatatatatatatatatatatatatatatacacacatacatatatataaatatatatgtatatatatacacatacatatatatacacatacatatatatatatatatacacacatacatatatataaatatatatgtatatatatacacatacatatatatacacatacatatatatatatatgtatatatatacacatacatatatatatatatatatatatatatatatacacacatacatatatataaatatatatgtatatatatacacatacatatatatacacatacatatatatatatatgtatatatacacacatacatatatatatgtatatatatacatatatatatatatatacatatatatatatatacacacatacatatatataaatatatatgtatatatacacatacatatatatataaacatacatatatatatatatgtatatatacacacatacatatatatatgtatatatacacacatatatatatatatatatatatatatatacacacacacatatactgtatatgtatatacacacacagtatatgcaattatatataaatattcaatatagTGAGTGTGTCTCTTAGTGTGCGTCTCACctgctgagtgtgtgtctcagtgtgcgTCTCATAGTGTGTGTTGGAGCTGCTGCATGTTCAGGCTCATCAGGATAATTAGAGTCCAGACAAGCGTCCTGATTTCCTACAGACATAAAACACCCCGTGAGCTGATCACATGACACAGAGATCATAAACACAATGAAGTACATTTACTGAAGTACctgaactgtgtgtgttgtgtactttcctttgtgtgtgtggtaagtGTTAACACTGACAATAAACATGTGAAACCGTGAAAGAGCTTCTTTTCCTCTGGTGATTACATTGTTATTACATTGCACTTTATTACATGTTtataacaactttttgtgatTGTTCTTTGAATAACTGAACAGTTTTAAAGACCACAAAGAGTTCAGATCCGGTTTCAGTTTCAttcgctacacacacacacacacacacacacacacacacctagttTACCTGATGTAGAACAGCTAGGGAGCATTTAGGagttaagtgccttgctcaaggaaagacagacctgctaaccactgacccacagtttaTGCTcctacacaataaaacaaaatggtctatgctTAATcattattgaaataactttgtGTGACTGttataaataatagaataaataaaattgtactttCAAGTAAAACGGATttctccatcagacaaaaacaaatagttagaacaatgcaaacaaatataTCTATGCAAAATAATGAAGAACAGGCATATTGTGGCTAAAATCAACCTGTTTTACATAGAATATCTGTTCAAAGTGCAgcctgtgaaaaacaaaattagtgcagatatgaGCCATTAAGTTTCATCAGTGTGCCGTCTTTCCTCTTCTAGTTAAAACAGGTTTGATACggtgttgagcttttgttttgaagggcaacacaGAAAAGCCACTCacttcatgctcaatgttgagcttttgttttgaagggcaacagcagaaacgATCTAACCTGTTAACGTATACAtgtacacgaaggtacagggattacacaatttatttattaatgactagTTTTATATCtgtgtactttgtacttttgtaatatgtgaagttctcaatgaAGTTCATTTCCCCTgtgccccacctgtaataccacggcggcccactagaggggcgcaccccacagtttgagaaccactgaggCTCTTaccagagaaacaggaagtgatgcagtGTTACGATCGTCGACCCGGCCCCACTCTGTGGTTCCGTGAatggttgtcatggtaacggcctcttcctcttcatcgaTGAATAGCTCGCTAAACTTGTCCAAGTCTTCACTGCTGGCGTTACCTGAaagcaccaaataaataataaataaatacagtggaGGATATTTAACTTTACAGTAAGCAAAGTGGAGGATATTTAACAGGTACACATTGCGTAACTCACTGTAGAAGCTGTACTCGAAGGTGGCGTTGTAGTCGTCGTAGTCTGGAGCCGGTGTTAAGTCGTAATACTGAGCCTCcgacactgaaaacacacaacgaGCACGTTAACATCGTCACTTCCCTCTGCTTTCAGACTTTGCgctaagctaggctagcagatttcctctgcttccagtctttgtgctaggCTAGGCTAACGATTTCCCTCTGCTTCCGGTCTTTGTGCTAGGATAGGCTAACAGTTTCcctctgttttcagtctttgtgctaggctaacagtttccctctgcttccagtctttgtgctaggataggctaacagtttccctctgttttcagtctttgtgctaaccTAGGCTAGCAGTtttcccctgcttccagtctttgtgttaagctaggctagcagtttccccctgcttccagtctgtgtgctaagctaggctagcagattccctctgcttccagtaTTTGTGCTAGGCTAGGCTAACCGTTTTACTCTGCTTCTAGTCTTTGTGCTAGGCTAGGCTAACAgtttctctctgcttcctgtctttgtgctaggctaggctaacagtttccctctgcttcccGTCTTTGTGCTAGGCTAGCCTAAcagtttctctctgttttcagtctttgtactaagctaggctagcagttttcccctgcttccagtctttgtgctaagctaggctagccGTTTCCgtctgcttccagtctttgtgctaagctaggctagcagtttccgtctgcttccagtctttgtgctaagctaggcttaACGTGTCTTTGTACtggacacagagctgaaactTCTCATGCAACCTGATTTATTGAAACATTCCGTTAAAGGTGCGTCTCCTAttgttgtcttgtgtttcctcctctgcatACATGACCACCATCTGCCTCCAATAGAAgcccagtgcattgtgggtgtcTGGGTGCGTTCAAAGACAGTTCTCACCATGTTTTTccgtgtgtgtatacatataaatatatatatatatatataaaaatatatatatacgtaaatatatatatatatataagttattcTATTCAgccacttttgtgtgtgtgtgtgtttgtttgtgtgtctgtacgtgtgtgtgtgtgtgagtgtgtatatgtgtgggtgtgggtgtgggtgtgtgtgagtcagcAGGAAGTTGACCACCTgctggtttaaatgtaaaaccataTGAACTCAACATCGTGGTACAAGTACATCAACAGTACTTCTACATCAACAGTACTTCACACGTGAGGTACTGTtgatgtacttgtactacaCTTCCTGTTGGGTCAGAGCTGATGAGCCTCTCTGATACTAGGAGACTGGGGAGGTCATGTGATCTCCATCAGgacacaactcacacacacacacactcacacacacacacacgcacacacacacacacacacacacacacagacacacacacacacacacacacactcacacacactgaatgagGTCAGTCTGTCATAATCTCTCATCGTTAATCTGTAAAATCGGATCTGTTTCGGCTCCTcaacagtgacctttgaccacacacacacacacacacacaaacaaatgcacacacaaacacaaacaaacgcacacacacacaaacaaacgcacacacaaacacacacacacacactgtgggctGATGGGAACTGAGGGGGCTGTTAATTGTTACCAAACAGGAAGTTTTGTCACAGATCGTCAATCAGAGTTTCATCCCAACACGcag from Cyclopterus lumpus isolate fCycLum1 chromosome 11, fCycLum1.pri, whole genome shotgun sequence harbors:
- the si:ch211-191i18.2 gene encoding uncharacterized protein si:ch211-191i18.2; protein product: MSSWSLLSVYLSAASLMLLTAVSEAQYYDLTPAPDYDDYNATFEYSFYSNASSEDLDKFSELFIDEEEEAVTMTTIHGTTEWGRVDDRNTASLPVSLEIRTLVWTLIILMSLNMQQLQHTL